One stretch of Nitrospirota bacterium DNA includes these proteins:
- a CDS encoding PAS domain-containing protein, with protein MPHKTGARELLQQEYDQYRQMIELSPVAIGAQCDNEIIFLNKVAANLFAAVNPELILGRSIISFLPADHQDLVNKLFHDMIEEEIAFTPLETKLARVDGTWIDVELMASRFVFQDKPAIQFTLYNITKRKKLEQLLSQSKHDWEDTFHAITDVITLHDKDFNIIYANKAAKEVLRLPSLEGIFEHKCFKYYHGTECPPTGCPSCACYQTGVPANFEIYEPHLNKYVEIRSMPRFDKDNQLIGLIHIARDITERKMVEEEIRKAKDELEMRVEERTSELKSINDQLKEEITERKMAVEALQKSENKYRSLSQEFHTLLNCIPDNLLLLSTDLKIMWANKAAASVFGKDVSDLADQYCFSLCCGNISACENCPTLRSFQSGIEETSEISTSGGKIWDIRSFPIKDDSGRVKNVIELARDITEKINLQAGAARSRHLASLGELAAGVAHEINNPINNIINYAQILIDEFEQENRNDEIARRVIKDGDRIATIVRSLLSFARIRKEEKTFVDLHEIFSDTLSLTSAQIRKDGIHLKVSIPKFIKIPVHLQQIQQVFLNIISNSRYALNQKYPGTHENKILDIHCEKILKNDTPYVRIVFNDRGSGIPSNIIDKVVNPFFSTKPNRMGTGLGLSISHGIISEHGGKLMINSIEGEYTKIIIDLPIAAKEEE; from the coding sequence ATGCCCCACAAAACCGGTGCAAGAGAATTATTACAGCAGGAATATGATCAATACCGCCAGATGATAGAGCTTTCTCCTGTCGCAATTGGGGCCCAATGCGACAACGAAATCATATTTTTAAACAAAGTTGCAGCAAACCTCTTCGCCGCAGTTAACCCTGAGCTGATTCTTGGACGATCAATAATAAGTTTTCTGCCAGCGGACCATCAGGATCTCGTTAACAAACTGTTTCACGATATGATAGAGGAAGAGATAGCATTTACACCTTTAGAAACTAAACTCGCAAGAGTAGATGGAACGTGGATCGATGTAGAATTAATGGCAAGCCGTTTCGTCTTTCAGGACAAACCGGCGATCCAGTTTACTCTATATAACATAACTAAACGTAAAAAACTGGAACAGTTGCTTTCCCAGTCAAAGCATGATTGGGAAGACACCTTTCACGCGATAACCGACGTAATCACACTTCACGATAAAGACTTCAATATCATTTACGCAAACAAAGCGGCAAAAGAGGTCCTCAGGCTGCCGTCCCTGGAAGGAATATTTGAACATAAATGTTTCAAGTATTATCACGGCACCGAGTGTCCCCCGACCGGCTGTCCCAGTTGCGCCTGTTATCAAACTGGGGTCCCTGCCAATTTTGAAATATATGAGCCTCATTTAAACAAGTATGTTGAGATCAGGTCAATGCCCCGGTTCGATAAAGACAACCAGTTGATAGGGTTAATTCATATCGCAAGAGATATAACTGAGCGCAAGATGGTGGAAGAAGAGATCAGGAAGGCCAAAGATGAACTTGAGATGAGGGTGGAAGAACGCACCTCGGAACTGAAAAGTATTAACGATCAGCTCAAGGAAGAAATTACTGAGCGCAAGATGGCGGTTGAAGCGTTGCAGAAAAGTGAAAATAAGTATCGCAGCCTTTCACAGGAATTTCACACGCTGCTTAACTGTATCCCGGACAACCTGCTCCTTCTGTCTACCGACCTGAAGATCATGTGGGCGAACAAGGCCGCTGCTTCCGTATTCGGCAAGGACGTCTCCGACCTCGCTGATCAGTACTGTTTCAGTTTGTGCTGCGGCAATATTTCCGCCTGTGAGAACTGCCCGACGCTGAGGAGCTTTCAATCCGGCATAGAAGAGACGTCTGAAATATCCACCTCTGGAGGAAAGATTTGGGACATACGGTCATTTCCGATTAAAGATGACTCCGGCAGGGTGAAAAATGTCATAGAGCTGGCAAGAGATATTACTGAAAAAATAAACCTGCAGGCCGGCGCCGCCCGTTCCAGGCATCTTGCATCGCTTGGAGAGCTCGCCGCAGGTGTCGCTCACGAGATAAATAATCCTATCAATAATATTATTAATTATGCGCAGATATTGATTGACGAGTTCGAACAGGAAAACAGGAATGACGAGATAGCCCGCAGGGTCATTAAAGACGGCGACAGGATTGCCACCATAGTCAGGAGTCTTCTGTCATTTGCCCGCATCAGAAAAGAAGAGAAGACCTTTGTAGATCTGCATGAGATTTTTTCAGATACTCTTTCATTAACATCAGCGCAAATACGCAAAGACGGAATTCATTTAAAAGTTAGCATTCCAAAATTTATTAAAATCCCTGTACATCTTCAGCAGATCCAACAGGTATTTCTGAACATCATAAGTAATTCACGTTATGCCCTGAACCAGAAGTATCCGGGGACACATGAAAACAAGATACTCGATATCCACTGTGAAAAAATACTGAAGAACGACACTCCTTATGTTCGCATTGTATTTAATGACAGGGGGTCTGGCATCCCGTCCAATATAATTGACAAGGTGGTAAACCCCTTTTTCTCAACCAAGCCTAACAGGATGGGGACAGGTTTAGGTTTAAGCATCAGCCACGGCATCATAAGTGAACATGGCGGCAAACTCATGATCAACAGCATTGAAGGAGAATATACCAAAATAATAATAGACCTGCCTATAGCAGCGAAGGAAGAAGAATGA
- a CDS encoding sigma 54-interacting transcriptional regulator, whose protein sequence is MKAKILIIDDEEGIRFTFKKFLQAKDYDVSTAKDFDEAMQSISTMDFDVIFADIILRGKTGIDFLREVKQRKLTCPVIMITGYPNIETASDAIRLGAFDYIPKPIQKDTLFHAIDVALQHKVVIDEREKYRLNLEAIFSSVKDAIITVDKNLSVLEINQAAQSICGLSRDSIGSKFSTTQAGCKSKCLESLIETINTKKSVEVHRLECKLADRPEQFVSLTTSPLLNRHGEFSGAVLVVKDETRLTDLERELKERRQFHKIIGNSKKMQEVYSLIDLLSDVETTVLITGESGTGKELVAEALHYKGGRGSNSLVKVNCSALSENLLESELFGHVRGSFTGAIKDKIGRFQTADGGTIFLDEISDISPKIQIELLRVLQEKEFERVGDSTTMKVDVRVIAATNQDLAKKVQRGEFREDLYYRLNVMKIFLPPLRERREDIPILIEHFIKKFNNKFSKDVKAVSPDAQKIFMDYAWPGNVRELEHALEHSFILCRQSTITIEHLPSELKNFALEEISPCNDEDIDDPQVILQALEKTSWNKSKAAQLLGMSRRSIYRKMKEFKIAQD, encoded by the coding sequence ATGAAGGCGAAGATACTGATAATTGACGATGAAGAAGGCATAAGGTTTACTTTCAAGAAATTTTTACAAGCCAAAGATTATGATGTCAGCACAGCCAAGGACTTTGACGAGGCAATGCAAAGCATTTCAACAATGGATTTCGACGTGATATTTGCGGACATTATTTTGCGGGGCAAGACAGGCATTGATTTCCTCCGTGAAGTAAAACAGCGCAAGCTCACCTGCCCGGTCATAATGATCACCGGATATCCGAACATTGAGACCGCATCAGACGCCATCCGCCTCGGGGCTTTCGACTATATACCGAAACCTATTCAAAAGGACACACTGTTCCACGCTATCGATGTGGCCCTTCAGCACAAGGTGGTAATTGATGAAAGAGAAAAATACCGCCTGAACCTCGAGGCAATTTTCAGCAGTGTAAAAGACGCAATTATCACTGTAGATAAAAACTTGTCAGTGCTTGAGATCAATCAGGCAGCGCAAAGTATCTGCGGCCTGTCCCGTGATTCAATCGGCAGCAAATTCAGTACGACGCAAGCCGGATGCAAAAGCAAATGCCTTGAATCGCTTATTGAAACGATCAATACAAAAAAATCCGTCGAGGTCCACCGCCTCGAGTGTAAACTTGCTGACCGCCCGGAACAGTTTGTTTCCCTGACCACGTCTCCCCTGCTGAACAGGCATGGCGAATTCTCCGGGGCTGTACTTGTGGTAAAAGATGAAACCCGGTTGACCGACCTGGAGCGCGAACTGAAAGAACGCCGGCAGTTCCACAAAATAATCGGGAACAGTAAAAAGATGCAGGAAGTATACTCCCTCATAGATCTCCTGTCCGATGTTGAAACAACTGTATTAATTACAGGGGAAAGCGGCACCGGCAAGGAATTGGTGGCTGAGGCGCTTCATTACAAGGGGGGCCGAGGCAGTAATTCTCTGGTAAAGGTGAACTGCTCCGCCTTGTCCGAAAACCTGCTTGAAAGTGAGTTGTTCGGACATGTGAGAGGCTCTTTCACCGGGGCGATTAAAGATAAAATAGGTCGTTTTCAGACAGCGGACGGAGGCACAATATTTTTGGATGAAATTTCGGACATATCTCCAAAAATTCAAATTGAACTTTTGCGGGTCTTGCAGGAAAAGGAATTTGAACGGGTCGGAGATTCAACCACCATGAAGGTGGATGTCCGTGTCATTGCGGCAACGAACCAGGACCTCGCCAAAAAAGTCCAGCGCGGTGAATTCCGTGAAGACCTCTATTACCGCCTTAATGTAATGAAAATTTTCCTCCCCCCGCTTAGGGAACGCAGGGAAGATATCCCTATCCTTATAGAGCACTTTATTAAAAAATTCAACAATAAATTCTCTAAAGACGTTAAAGCAGTGTCTCCGGATGCGCAGAAAATATTTATGGACTATGCGTGGCCCGGCAATGTCAGGGAGTTAGAGCATGCCCTTGAACACTCCTTTATACTATGCAGGCAATCAACGATTACTATCGAACACCTGCCTTCAGAATTAAAAAATTTTGCTTTGGAAGAAATTTCCCCTTGCAATGACGAAGACATAGATGATCCGCAGGTCATCCTCCAGGCACTTGAAAAAACTTCCTGGAACAAGTCCAAGGCTGCCCAACTGCTGGGCATGAGCAGGCGTTCGATATACAGAAAGATGAAAGAGTTTAAGATCGCCCAGGATTAG